The Patagioenas fasciata isolate bPatFas1 chromosome 35, bPatFas1.hap1, whole genome shotgun sequence genome has a window encoding:
- the LOC136114307 gene encoding uncharacterized protein isoform X1 produces the protein MAGATATAPVAPRAGAEQPYACRECGKAFRWSSRLAHHQRSHTGERPYKCPECPKAFKGSSALLYHQRGHTGERPYACPQCGKAFKRSSLLQTHQRVHTGLRAFQCAQCGLTFKWASHYQYHLRQHTGERPYRCSSCPKAFKNSSSLRRHRHTHTGERPHACGVCGKAFAQATNLRQHQRVHTGERPYACPQCGKSFTHSSNLLLHRRTHAAPRPHQCPACAKTFASPACLQRHLQSHGPRAAPTPPPQPLWRCPACPLSFATQDELLGHQSAHAAPAPAPHRCPTCDKTFKSSSALARHRHGHAAERPFPCAAPAPHPPAASPPPPERPYQCTECGKAFKGSSGLRYHMRDHTGERPYACPQCGKAFKRSSLLQIHQRVHTGLRAFQCAQCGLTFKWASHYQYHLRQHTGERPYRCPDCPKAFKNTSCLRRHRQLHTGERPHACGVCGKAFAQPSNLRQHQRVHTGERPYACPQCGKSFTHSSNLRLHRRTHSAARPFRCALCPKAFVMAAYLQRHLRTHGPRAAARRPAPPPAPQTFLLHLVSPVSPRRLLLLPAPPAEPRGVTVVPAERAAGAGASVLVTGGGSVIVLQGTRAPEVTLQTGEVANIQLQALPHGLDVTNIQLRAVSQPSDVTNVQIQAVSQPSDVTNIQLRAVSQPSDVTNVQIQAVSQPSDVTNIQLRAVSQPSDVTNIQLRTVSQPSDVTNVQIRAVSQPSDVTNVQLQAGEVTNVQLQAVVQPLDVTNVQIRAVSQPSDVTNIQLRAVSQPSDVTDIQLQTGEVTNVQLQALPRPSDVTSVQIRAVSQPSDVTNIQLRAVSQPSDVTNVQLQAGEVTNVQLQALPQPLDVTNVQIGTLSQPSDVTNIQLRAVSQPLDVTNIQLRAVSQPSDVTNIHLQADEVTNIQLQALTQPSDVTNVQLRAGEVTNVHLQAVTQPLDVTNVHLQATEVTNVHLQATEVPDVQLETTEVTNVHLQATKVPDIHLQATDVPSVHLEATEVTDVGHQSVEVPDVHLQDTEVAAVHVQATEVPGVHLQVTEMPGVHLQTTDMTGVHLQATEVPSACHQMTEVPNMQLKTVELPSVQLKTMEVPNVQLKTMEVPSVQLKAMEVRHVQLKTVEIPSVQLKTMEVPNVQLKTVELPSVQLKTMEVPNVQLKTREVLNVQLKTTEVPDIQLKTTEVPNVQLKTMEVPSVQLQTVEVPDIQLKTMDMPKVQLKAIEMPNVQLKTMGMPKVQFKTIEMPNVQLKITEVPSVQRKTMEVPDIQLKTMEVPNVQLKTMDVPNIQLKTIEVPNVHLRTIEVPSIQLKTMDAPNVQLKTMEVPNTQLKTMEMPNVQLKTIEVPNVQLKTTEVPDIQLKTTEVPNVQLKTMDVPNIQLKTVEVPNVHLRTIEVPSIQLKTIEVPNVQLKTMEVPNTQLKTMEVPNVQLKTIEVPNVQLKTTEVPDIQLKTTEVPNVQLKTMDVPNVQLKTMEVPNTQLKTIEVPNVQLKTIEVPNVQLKTMEVPNTQLKTIEVPNTQLKTMEVPNVQLKTIEVPNVKLKTMEVPNTQLKTMEVPNVQLKTIEVPNVQLKTVELPSVQLKTLEVPNTQLKTMEVPNVQLKTMEVPNIQLKTMEVPNVQLKTVELPSVQLKTLEVPNTQLKTMEVPNVQLKTMEVPNVQLKTMEVPNVQLKTMEVPKIQLKTMEVPKVQLKTPDVPQAPAEPPEVLVAGGDVPVPVSPSLALLPPVLLLRGGMGPGGVLQALPPAAPSRVLVLQPQPLPGGAGGGTLSPNPSHGDTGGDSAGGDTGTGPPTTEVPSVPMVRTF, from the exons ATGGCAGGAGCAACCGCGACGGCTCCGGTCGCGCCGCGCGCCGGCGCCGAGCAGCCCTACGCCTGCCGGGAGTGCGGCAAAGCCTTCCGCTGGTCGTCCCGCCTGGCCCACCACCAGCGCAGCCACACGGGCGAGCGGCCCTACAAGTGCCCCGAGTGCCCCAAAGCCTTCAAAGGCTCCTCCGCCCTCCTCTACCACCAGCGCGGCCACACCGGCGAGCGCCCCTACGCCTGCCCGCAGTGCGGCAAAGCCTTCAAGCGCTCCTCGCTGCTCCAGACCCACCAGCGCGTCCACACCGGGCTCCGCGCCTTCCAGTGCGCCCAGTGCGGCCTCACCTTCAAGTGGGCGTCCCACTACCAATACCACCTACGGCAACACACCGGCGAGCGGCCGTACCGCTGTTCCTCCTGCCCCAAAGCCTTCAAGAACTCCTCCAGCCTCCGGCGCCACCGCCACACGCACACGGGCGAGCGCCCGCACGCCTGCGGCGTCTGCGGCAAAGCCTTCGCTCAGGCCACCAacctgcggcagcaccagcgcgtCCACACCGGCGAGCGCCCCTACGCCTGCCCCCAGTGCGGCAAGAGCTTCACGCACTCCTCCAACCTCCTCCTCCACCGCCGCACGCACGCCGCGCCGCGCCCGCACCAGTGCCCCGCTTGCGCCAAAACCTTCGCCTCCCCGGCCTGCCTGCAGCGCCACCTCCAGAGCCAcggcccccgcgccgccccgacGCCGCCGCCGCAACCGCTTTGGCGCTGCCCGGCTTGCCCGCTCAGCTTCGCCACCCAGGACGAGCTGCTTGGCCACCAAAGCGCCCACGCGGCGCCGGCGCCCGCCCCGCACCGCTGCCCCACGTGCGACAAGACCTTCAAGAGCAGCTCGGCGCTTGCGCGGCACCGGCACGGCCACGCCGCCGAGCGCCCCTTCCCCTGCGCGGCGCCGGCGCCGCATCCCCCCGCCgcctcgccgccgccgccggagcGGCCCTATCAGTGCACCGAGTGCGGCAAAGCCTTCAAGGGCTCCTCGGGGTTGCGCTACCACATGCGGGACCACACCGGCGAGCGCCCCTACGCCTGCCCGCAGTGCGGCAAAGCCTTCAAGCGCTCCTCGCTGCTCCAGATCCACCAGCGCGTCCACACCGGGCTCCGCGCCTTCCAGTGCGCCCAGTGCGGCCTCACCTTCAAGTGGGCGTCCCATTACCAATACCACCTACGGCAACACACCGGCGAGCGGCCGTACCGCTGCCCCGATTGCCCCAAAGCCTTCAAGAACACGTCGTGCCTTCGCCGGCACCGGCAGCTCCACACGGGCGAGCGCCCGCACGCCTGCGGCGTCTGCGGCAAAGCCTTCGCTCAGCCGTCCAacctgcggcagcaccagcgcgtCCACACCGGCGAGCGCCCCTACGCCTGCCCCCAGTGCGGCAAGAGCTTCACGCACTCCTCCAACCTCCGGCTGCACCGCCGCACGCACTCGGCCGCCCGCCCCTTCCGCTGCGCCCTCTGCCCCAAGGCGTTCGTCATGGCCGCCTACCTGCAGCGCCACCTCCGCACCCACGGCCCCCGCGCCGCCgcgcgccgccccgcgccgccccccgcgccccaaaccttcctgctgcacctcgtgtcccccgtgtcaccgcggcgcctcctgctgctgcccgccCCCCCGGCCGAGCCGCGCGGCGTCACCGTCGTCCCCGCCGagcgggcggcgggagcgggagccAGCGTCCTGGTCACGGGGGGTGGCAGTGTCATCGTGTTGCAGGGGACGCGGGCGCCCGAGGTGACGTTGCAGACAGGAGAGGTGGCGAATATCCAGCTCCAGGCTCTGCCGCACGGGCTGGATGTCACCAACATCCAGCTGAGAGCGGTGTCACAACCCTCGGATGTCACCAATGTGCAGATACAAGCAGTGTCACAACCCTCGGATGTCACCAACATCCAGCTGAGAGCGGTGTCACAACCCTCAGATGTCACCAACGTGCAGATACAAGCGGTGTCACAACCCTCGGATGTCACCAACATCCAATTGAGAGCGGTGTCACAACCCTCGGATGTCACCAACATCCAATTGAGAACAGTGTCACAACCCTCAGATGTCACCAACGTGCAGATACGAGCGGTGTCACAACCCTCGGATGTCACCAACGTCCAGCTTCAAGCCGGTGAGGTGACAAATGTCCAACTCCAAGCTGTGGTGCAACCTTTGGACGTCACCAACGTGCAGATACGAGCGGTGTCACAGCCCTCGGATGTCACCAACATCCAGTTGCGAGCGGTGTCACAACCCTCAGATGTCACCGACATCCAACTCCAAACCGGCGAGGTGACAAACGTCCAACTCCAAGCCCTGCCACGACCCTCGGATGTCACCAGTGTGCAGATACGAGCGGTGTCACAACCCTCAGATGTCACCAACATCCAACTGAGAGCCGTGTCACAACCCTCGGATGTCACCAACGTCCAGCTCCAAGCCGGTGAGGTGACAAATGTCCAACTCCAAGCCCTGCCACAACCCTTGGATGTCACCAACGTGCAGATAGGAACATTGTCACAACCCTCGGATGTCACCAATATCCAGTTACGAGCGGTATCGCAACCCTTGGATGTCACCAACATCCAATTGAGAGCGGTGTCACAACCCTCAGATGTCACCAACATCCACCTCCAAGCCGATGAGGTGACAAACATCCAACTCCAAGCCCTGACACAACCCTCAGATGTCACCAACGTCCAGCTCCGAGCCGGTGAGGTGACAAACGTCCATCTCCAAGCTGTGACACAACCCTTGGATGTCACCAACGTCCACCTCCAAGCCACCGAGGTGACAAATGTCCATCTCCAGGCCACGGAGGTCCCCGATGTCCAACTGGAGACCACAGAGGTGACAAATGTCCATCTCCAAGCCACCAAGGTACCCGACATCCACCTCCAGGCcactgatgtccccagtgtccatctGGAGGCCACCGAGGTGACCGATGTCGGTCACCAAAGCGTGGAGGTGCCCGATGTCCATCTCCAGGACACAGAGGTGGCCGCTGTCCATGTCCAGGCCACCGAGGTGCCCGGTGTCCATCTCCAGGTCACGGAGATGCCCGGTGTCCATCTCCAGACCACAGACATGACCGGAGTCCATCTCCAGGCCACTGAGGTGCCCAGCGCTTGTCACCAAATGACGGAGGTACCCAACATGCAGCTCAAAACCGTGGAGCTTCCCAGTGTCCAACTCAAGACCATGGAGGTGCCCAACGTCCAACTGAAGACCATGGAGGTACCCAGTGTCCAACTCAAGGCCATGGAGGTGCGCCATGTCCAACTGAAGACCGTGGAGATTCCCAGTGTCCAACTGAAGACCATGGAGGTGCCCAATGTCCAACTGAAGACCGTGGAGCTTCCCAGTGTCCAACTGAAGACCATGGAGGTGCCCAATGTCCAATTGAAGACCCGAGAGGTGCTCAACGTCCAACTGAAGACCACGGAGGTGCCCGACATCCAACTGAAGACCACAGAGGTGCCCAATGTCCAACTGAAGACCATGGAGGTGCCCAGTGTCCAACTGCAGACCGTGGAGGTGCCCGACATCCAACTGAAGACCATGGACATGCCCAAAGTCCAACTGAAGGCCATAGAGATGCCCAATGTCCAACTCAAGACCATGGGCATGCCCAAAGTCCAATTCAAGACCATAGAGATGCCCAATGTCCAACTGAAGATCACGGAGGTGCCCAGTGTCCAACGGAAGACCATGGAGGTGCCTGACATCCAACTGAAGACCATGGAGGTGCCCAATGTCCAACTCAAGACCATGGACGTGCCCAACATCCAACTCAAGACCATAGAGGTGCCCAATGTCCACCTGAGGACCATAGAGGTGCCCAGCATCCAACTCAAGACCATGGACGCGCCCAATGTCCAACTCAAGACCATGGAGGTGCCCAACACCCAACTCAAGACCATGGAGATGCCCAATGTCCAATTGAAGACCATAGAGGTGCCCAATGTCCAACTGAAGACCACGGAGGTGCCCGACATCCAACTGAAGACCACAGAGGTGCCCAATGTCCAACTCAAGACCATGGACGTGCCCAACATCCAGCTCAAGACCGTAGAGGTGCCCAATGTCCACCTGAGGACCATAGAGGTGCCCAGCATCCAACTCAAGACCATAGAGGTGCCCAATGTCCAACTCAAGACCATGGAGGTGCCCAACACCCAACTCAAGACCATGGAGGTGCCCAATGTCCAATTGAAGACCATAGAGGTGCCCAATGTCCAACTGAAGACCACGGAGGTGCCCGACATCCAACTGAAGACCACAGAGGTGCCCAATGTCCAACTCAAGACCATGGAC GTGCCCAATGTCCAACTCAAGACCATGGAGGTGCCCAACACCCAACTCAAGACCATAGAGGTGCCCAACGTCCAACTCAAGACCATAGAGGTGCCCAATGTGCAACTCAAGACCATGGAGGTGCCCAACACCCAACTCAAGACCATAGAGGTGCCCAACACCCAACTCAAGACCATGGAGGTGCCCAATGTCCAATTGAAGACCATAGAGGTGCCCAATGTCAAACTCAAGACCATGGAGGTGCCCAACACCCAACTCAAGACCATGGAGGTGCCCAATGTCCAATTGAAGACCATAGAGGTGCCCAACGTCCAACTCAAGACCGTGGAGCTTCCCAGTGTCCAACTCAAGACCCTGGAGGTGCCCAACACCCAACTCAAGACCATGGAGGTGCCCAACGTCCAACTCAAGACCATGGAGGTGCCCAACATCCAACTCAAGACCATGGAG GTGCCCAACGTCCAACTCAAGACCGTGGAGCTTCCCAGTGTCCAACTCAAGACCCTGGAGGTGCCCAACACCCAACTCAAGACCATGGAGGTGCCCAACGTCCAACTCAAGACCATGGAGGTGCCCAACGTCCAACTCAAGACCATGGAGGTGCCCAATGTCCAACTCAAGACCATGGAGGTGCCCAAGATCCAGCTCAAGACCATGGAGGTGCCCAAAGTCCAACTCAAGACCCCAGATGTTCCCCAGGCCCCTGCCGAGCCCCCCGAGGTGCTGGTGGCCGGAGGGGacgtccccgtccccgtgtccccatccctggcgctgctgcccccggtgctgctgctgcgggggggGATGGGACCCGGGGGGGTCCTACAGGcgctgccccccgccgccccctcccgtGTCCTcgtgctgcagccccagcccctcccgGGGGGCGCAGGGGGGGGGACGTTGTCCCCAAACCCttcccatggggacactgggggtgacagcgctgggggggacacggggacgggacCCCCCACCACAGAGgtgcccagtgtccccatggttcGCACCTTCTGA
- the LOC136114307 gene encoding uncharacterized protein isoform X3 produces MAGATATAPVAPRAGAEQPYACRECGKAFRWSSRLAHHQRSHTGERPYKCPECPKAFKGSSALLYHQRGHTGERPYACPQCGKAFKRSSLLQTHQRVHTGLRAFQCAQCGLTFKWASHYQYHLRQHTGERPYRCSSCPKAFKNSSSLRRHRHTHTGERPHACGVCGKAFAQATNLRQHQRVHTGERPYACPQCGKSFTHSSNLLLHRRTHAAPRPHQCPACAKTFASPACLQRHLQSHGPRAAPTPPPQPLWRCPACPLSFATQDELLGHQSAHAAPAPAPHRCPTCDKTFKSSSALARHRHGHAAERPFPCAAPAPHPPAASPPPPERPYQCTECGKAFKGSSGLRYHMRDHTGERPYACPQCGKAFKRSSLLQIHQRVHTGLRAFQCAQCGLTFKWASHYQYHLRQHTGERPYRCPDCPKAFKNTSCLRRHRQLHTGERPHACGVCGKAFAQPSNLRQHQRVHTGERPYACPQCGKSFTHSSNLRLHRRTHSAARPFRCALCPKAFVMAAYLQRHLRTHGPRAAARRPAPPPAPQTFLLHLVSPVSPRRLLLLPAPPAEPRGVTVVPAERAAGAGASVLVTGGGSVIVLQGTRAPEVTLQTGEVANIQLQALPHGLDVTNIQLRAVSQPSDVTNVQIQAVSQPSDVTNIQLRAVSQPSDVTNVQIQAVSQPSDVTNIQLRAVSQPSDVTNIQLRTVSQPSDVTNVQIRAVSQPSDVTNVQLQAGEVTNVQLQAVVQPLDVTNVQIRAVSQPSDVTNIQLRAVSQPSDVTDIQLQTGEVTNVQLQALPRPSDVTSVQIRAVSQPSDVTNIQLRAVSQPSDVTNVQLQAGEVTNVQLQALPQPLDVTNVQIGTLSQPSDVTNIQLRAVSQPLDVTNIQLRAVSQPSDVTNIHLQADEVTNIQLQALTQPSDVTNVQLRAGEVTNVHLQAVTQPLDVTNVHLQATEVTNVHLQATEVPDVQLETTEVTNVHLQATKVPDIHLQATDVPSVHLEATEVTDVGHQSVEVPDVHLQDTEVAAVHVQATEVPGVHLQVTEMPGVHLQTTDMTGVHLQATEVPSACHQMTEVPNMQLKTVELPSVQLKTMEVPNVQLKTMEVPSVQLKAMEVRHVQLKTVEIPSVQLKTMEVPNVQLKTVELPSVQLKTMEVPNVQLKTREVLNVQLKTTEVPDIQLKTTEVPNVQLKTMEVPSVQLQTVEVPDIQLKTMDMPKVQLKAIEMPNVQLKTMGMPKVQFKTIEMPNVQLKITEVPSVQRKTMEVPDIQLKTMEVPNVQLKTMDVPNIQLKTIEVPNVHLRTIEVPSIQLKTMDAPNVQLKTMEVPNTQLKTMEMPNVQLKTIEVPNVQLKTTEVPDIQLKTTEVPNVQLKTMDVPNIQLKTVEVPNVHLRTIEVPSIQLKTIEVPNVQLKTMEVPNTQLKTMEVPNVQLKTIEVPNVQLKTTEVPDIQLKTTEVPNVQLKTMDVPNVQLKTMEVPNTQLKTIEVPNVQLKTIEVPNVQLKTMEVPNTQLKTIEVPNTQLKTMEVPNVQLKTIEVPNVKLKTMEVPNVQLKTVELPSVQLKTLEVPNTQLKTMEVPNVQLKTMEVPNIQLKTMEVPNVQLKTVELPSVQLKTLEVPNTQLKTMEVPNVQLKTMEVPNVQLKTMEVPNVQLKTMEVPKIQLKTMEVPKVQLKTPDVPQAPAEPPEVLVAGGDVPVPVSPSLALLPPVLLLRGGMGPGGVLQALPPAAPSRVLVLQPQPLPGGAGGGTLSPNPSHGDTGGDSAGGDTGTGPPTTEVPSVPMVRTF; encoded by the exons ATGGCAGGAGCAACCGCGACGGCTCCGGTCGCGCCGCGCGCCGGCGCCGAGCAGCCCTACGCCTGCCGGGAGTGCGGCAAAGCCTTCCGCTGGTCGTCCCGCCTGGCCCACCACCAGCGCAGCCACACGGGCGAGCGGCCCTACAAGTGCCCCGAGTGCCCCAAAGCCTTCAAAGGCTCCTCCGCCCTCCTCTACCACCAGCGCGGCCACACCGGCGAGCGCCCCTACGCCTGCCCGCAGTGCGGCAAAGCCTTCAAGCGCTCCTCGCTGCTCCAGACCCACCAGCGCGTCCACACCGGGCTCCGCGCCTTCCAGTGCGCCCAGTGCGGCCTCACCTTCAAGTGGGCGTCCCACTACCAATACCACCTACGGCAACACACCGGCGAGCGGCCGTACCGCTGTTCCTCCTGCCCCAAAGCCTTCAAGAACTCCTCCAGCCTCCGGCGCCACCGCCACACGCACACGGGCGAGCGCCCGCACGCCTGCGGCGTCTGCGGCAAAGCCTTCGCTCAGGCCACCAacctgcggcagcaccagcgcgtCCACACCGGCGAGCGCCCCTACGCCTGCCCCCAGTGCGGCAAGAGCTTCACGCACTCCTCCAACCTCCTCCTCCACCGCCGCACGCACGCCGCGCCGCGCCCGCACCAGTGCCCCGCTTGCGCCAAAACCTTCGCCTCCCCGGCCTGCCTGCAGCGCCACCTCCAGAGCCAcggcccccgcgccgccccgacGCCGCCGCCGCAACCGCTTTGGCGCTGCCCGGCTTGCCCGCTCAGCTTCGCCACCCAGGACGAGCTGCTTGGCCACCAAAGCGCCCACGCGGCGCCGGCGCCCGCCCCGCACCGCTGCCCCACGTGCGACAAGACCTTCAAGAGCAGCTCGGCGCTTGCGCGGCACCGGCACGGCCACGCCGCCGAGCGCCCCTTCCCCTGCGCGGCGCCGGCGCCGCATCCCCCCGCCgcctcgccgccgccgccggagcGGCCCTATCAGTGCACCGAGTGCGGCAAAGCCTTCAAGGGCTCCTCGGGGTTGCGCTACCACATGCGGGACCACACCGGCGAGCGCCCCTACGCCTGCCCGCAGTGCGGCAAAGCCTTCAAGCGCTCCTCGCTGCTCCAGATCCACCAGCGCGTCCACACCGGGCTCCGCGCCTTCCAGTGCGCCCAGTGCGGCCTCACCTTCAAGTGGGCGTCCCATTACCAATACCACCTACGGCAACACACCGGCGAGCGGCCGTACCGCTGCCCCGATTGCCCCAAAGCCTTCAAGAACACGTCGTGCCTTCGCCGGCACCGGCAGCTCCACACGGGCGAGCGCCCGCACGCCTGCGGCGTCTGCGGCAAAGCCTTCGCTCAGCCGTCCAacctgcggcagcaccagcgcgtCCACACCGGCGAGCGCCCCTACGCCTGCCCCCAGTGCGGCAAGAGCTTCACGCACTCCTCCAACCTCCGGCTGCACCGCCGCACGCACTCGGCCGCCCGCCCCTTCCGCTGCGCCCTCTGCCCCAAGGCGTTCGTCATGGCCGCCTACCTGCAGCGCCACCTCCGCACCCACGGCCCCCGCGCCGCCgcgcgccgccccgcgccgccccccgcgccccaaaccttcctgctgcacctcgtgtcccccgtgtcaccgcggcgcctcctgctgctgcccgccCCCCCGGCCGAGCCGCGCGGCGTCACCGTCGTCCCCGCCGagcgggcggcgggagcgggagccAGCGTCCTGGTCACGGGGGGTGGCAGTGTCATCGTGTTGCAGGGGACGCGGGCGCCCGAGGTGACGTTGCAGACAGGAGAGGTGGCGAATATCCAGCTCCAGGCTCTGCCGCACGGGCTGGATGTCACCAACATCCAGCTGAGAGCGGTGTCACAACCCTCGGATGTCACCAATGTGCAGATACAAGCAGTGTCACAACCCTCGGATGTCACCAACATCCAGCTGAGAGCGGTGTCACAACCCTCAGATGTCACCAACGTGCAGATACAAGCGGTGTCACAACCCTCGGATGTCACCAACATCCAATTGAGAGCGGTGTCACAACCCTCGGATGTCACCAACATCCAATTGAGAACAGTGTCACAACCCTCAGATGTCACCAACGTGCAGATACGAGCGGTGTCACAACCCTCGGATGTCACCAACGTCCAGCTTCAAGCCGGTGAGGTGACAAATGTCCAACTCCAAGCTGTGGTGCAACCTTTGGACGTCACCAACGTGCAGATACGAGCGGTGTCACAGCCCTCGGATGTCACCAACATCCAGTTGCGAGCGGTGTCACAACCCTCAGATGTCACCGACATCCAACTCCAAACCGGCGAGGTGACAAACGTCCAACTCCAAGCCCTGCCACGACCCTCGGATGTCACCAGTGTGCAGATACGAGCGGTGTCACAACCCTCAGATGTCACCAACATCCAACTGAGAGCCGTGTCACAACCCTCGGATGTCACCAACGTCCAGCTCCAAGCCGGTGAGGTGACAAATGTCCAACTCCAAGCCCTGCCACAACCCTTGGATGTCACCAACGTGCAGATAGGAACATTGTCACAACCCTCGGATGTCACCAATATCCAGTTACGAGCGGTATCGCAACCCTTGGATGTCACCAACATCCAATTGAGAGCGGTGTCACAACCCTCAGATGTCACCAACATCCACCTCCAAGCCGATGAGGTGACAAACATCCAACTCCAAGCCCTGACACAACCCTCAGATGTCACCAACGTCCAGCTCCGAGCCGGTGAGGTGACAAACGTCCATCTCCAAGCTGTGACACAACCCTTGGATGTCACCAACGTCCACCTCCAAGCCACCGAGGTGACAAATGTCCATCTCCAGGCCACGGAGGTCCCCGATGTCCAACTGGAGACCACAGAGGTGACAAATGTCCATCTCCAAGCCACCAAGGTACCCGACATCCACCTCCAGGCcactgatgtccccagtgtccatctGGAGGCCACCGAGGTGACCGATGTCGGTCACCAAAGCGTGGAGGTGCCCGATGTCCATCTCCAGGACACAGAGGTGGCCGCTGTCCATGTCCAGGCCACCGAGGTGCCCGGTGTCCATCTCCAGGTCACGGAGATGCCCGGTGTCCATCTCCAGACCACAGACATGACCGGAGTCCATCTCCAGGCCACTGAGGTGCCCAGCGCTTGTCACCAAATGACGGAGGTACCCAACATGCAGCTCAAAACCGTGGAGCTTCCCAGTGTCCAACTCAAGACCATGGAGGTGCCCAACGTCCAACTGAAGACCATGGAGGTACCCAGTGTCCAACTCAAGGCCATGGAGGTGCGCCATGTCCAACTGAAGACCGTGGAGATTCCCAGTGTCCAACTGAAGACCATGGAGGTGCCCAATGTCCAACTGAAGACCGTGGAGCTTCCCAGTGTCCAACTGAAGACCATGGAGGTGCCCAATGTCCAATTGAAGACCCGAGAGGTGCTCAACGTCCAACTGAAGACCACGGAGGTGCCCGACATCCAACTGAAGACCACAGAGGTGCCCAATGTCCAACTGAAGACCATGGAGGTGCCCAGTGTCCAACTGCAGACCGTGGAGGTGCCCGACATCCAACTGAAGACCATGGACATGCCCAAAGTCCAACTGAAGGCCATAGAGATGCCCAATGTCCAACTCAAGACCATGGGCATGCCCAAAGTCCAATTCAAGACCATAGAGATGCCCAATGTCCAACTGAAGATCACGGAGGTGCCCAGTGTCCAACGGAAGACCATGGAGGTGCCTGACATCCAACTGAAGACCATGGAGGTGCCCAATGTCCAACTCAAGACCATGGACGTGCCCAACATCCAACTCAAGACCATAGAGGTGCCCAATGTCCACCTGAGGACCATAGAGGTGCCCAGCATCCAACTCAAGACCATGGACGCGCCCAATGTCCAACTCAAGACCATGGAGGTGCCCAACACCCAACTCAAGACCATGGAGATGCCCAATGTCCAATTGAAGACCATAGAGGTGCCCAATGTCCAACTGAAGACCACGGAGGTGCCCGACATCCAACTGAAGACCACAGAGGTGCCCAATGTCCAACTCAAGACCATGGACGTGCCCAACATCCAGCTCAAGACCGTAGAGGTGCCCAATGTCCACCTGAGGACCATAGAGGTGCCCAGCATCCAACTCAAGACCATAGAGGTGCCCAATGTCCAACTCAAGACCATGGAGGTGCCCAACACCCAACTCAAGACCATGGAGGTGCCCAATGTCCAATTGAAGACCATAGAGGTGCCCAATGTCCAACTGAAGACCACGGAGGTGCCCGACATCCAACTGAAGACCACAGAGGTGCCCAATGTCCAACTCAAGACCATGGAC GTGCCCAATGTCCAACTCAAGACCATGGAGGTGCCCAACACCCAACTCAAGACCATAGAGGTGCCCAACGTCCAACTCAAGACCATAGAGGTGCCCAATGTGCAACTCAAGACCATGGAGGTGCCCAACACCCAACTCAAGACCATAGAGGTGCCCAACACCCAACTCAAGACCATGGAGGTGCCCAATGTCCAATTGAAGACCATAGAGGTGCCCAATGTCAAACTCAAGACCATGGAG GTGCCCAACGTCCAACTCAAGACCGTGGAGCTTCCCAGTGTCCAACTCAAGACCCTGGAGGTGCCCAACACCCAACTCAAGACCATGGAGGTGCCCAACGTCCAACTCAAGACCATGGAGGTGCCCAACATCCAACTCAAGACCATGGAG GTGCCCAACGTCCAACTCAAGACCGTGGAGCTTCCCAGTGTCCAACTCAAGACCCTGGAGGTGCCCAACACCCAACTCAAGACCATGGAGGTGCCCAACGTCCAACTCAAGACCATGGAGGTGCCCAACGTCCAACTCAAGACCATGGAGGTGCCCAATGTCCAACTCAAGACCATGGAGGTGCCCAAGATCCAGCTCAAGACCATGGAGGTGCCCAAAGTCCAACTCAAGACCCCAGATGTTCCCCAGGCCCCTGCCGAGCCCCCCGAGGTGCTGGTGGCCGGAGGGGacgtccccgtccccgtgtccccatccctggcgctgctgcccccggtgctgctgctgcgggggggGATGGGACCCGGGGGGGTCCTACAGGcgctgccccccgccgccccctcccgtGTCCTcgtgctgcagccccagcccctcccgGGGGGCGCAGGGGGGGGGACGTTGTCCCCAAACCCttcccatggggacactgggggtgacagcgctgggggggacacggggacgggacCCCCCACCACAGAGgtgcccagtgtccccatggttcGCACCTTCTGA